In the genome of Notamacropus eugenii isolate mMacEug1 chromosome 5, mMacEug1.pri_v2, whole genome shotgun sequence, one region contains:
- the LOC140506444 gene encoding uncharacterized protein — translation MGRRRQGLFPNAADLVHFPRKAFFNQATSVLVPCPPHWISPLWKQEYQSKVEQMPYLKHEAKTRQSLAYPYHKAKSVPAQWPKQSGIAAQMLYMDHRAVPLPFLNHQGVTKASLLYKHHTANSILTTPKPDLRSKAAAVPLTSAKQHLIPSLLDSKRQHEAPLDSNHRMEAASGPKHLPKISADCDHLSEDLTHVNQYASSSKFLHYQFPFMGNRTMTGTGTKAFPKYQARAATHKPVKSVHSFEALPKARLQDRFLTTKHHPIGVPSSSCPDHWSKPISFKASDLDYWVQAKTCKVLPPEHGPRETLSLLRCIDNHSKDGKTRAMTACPACPQHWTIATALPSPGPSHQTSTTLTPSQDFQPLETPSTCLEDPCAKTTSLPFIEAPLGPDYKAKDTSGLSRLSKCQVAPVIIPVCLDHCSNAAQDSQLEATTLLFLSTNSGSDVQVTHSQHAPDLDIQTALSLVCHQDTEVIGSQDHQVEVLPDKNPEAPTSKGLDHLAINPVDPDPSTMSLPKPDYRATLPPSYELKAIALPRNEYTTEPAASDPNNPQTTPPTDHNNQELSQQDTDSLQILTQLNCDCRVTYSPSPDYCQTENVQNCHKQFTSQDKLDQRETEPPPPGHQVITLTDQDYEYKPLIDMKHQDKTDQVHWGTPPLDIEQKDTNPPGPYSQITPPPSHDYKNTSVPGPDALVHEEQEWQVIMPPEIGNNTHQGPASTGQAEWKISPLSIIDPNNLIFPSPEHQTTPPASPKPRIIVAHSLDHQVEDTLDANAQSILQPEQDVFIFQSEQECELLPPGISHQVMTIEDLSHKTVTLPGIDFQNTALPEPEKQTPVPLHADQQTEDALDSNSRVSLQTEQHHWQAVPLETDNRVRTIEVWDHKTTPTLDLDLMDTALLNPDHRATHPLSPDFQVTPLLTAEHQEDLVSDANNEVSKVQLEQGSQGAILLEKGHQDAALPGQDQGAIPALSIELHEVTLSGLSSQNELQPISDHQSEAVLDPSTQVIPPSDLRHSAKMLVDPGQVIPLSSPKPLSVLLSSLKNQTEAKSEVTKPKGTNPCLDEEEIALSSLIYRAKTPSGSKQRTEGTITCDHHPEAELTLEHADEVQPGLRRQTFSRKKRQTLQRLNYIKPYTTEGGDVPEKTIDDIIRSIPQDEIKNDICRQTILQKMKRVSTPHCGDQQNIPLDYPVCLICVSWIPNGCPHVWGMKYPCESQLLAIPVPLSNSEEEINVKFILQVHRTTTCSIFSLPHPYYNLQGSLARPLNSPASSHSDLGLPVSARGKWLGFILGKDSQARGRTLPTSQWPHKGKIDIKKDSGKEEATSKEHRTFLRSILDMFQKKQRKN, via the exons ATGGGAAGAAGACGGCAAGGATTATTTCCTAATG CTGCAGATTTGGTCCATTTCCCTCGGAAAGCCTTCTTTAACCAGGCAACATCAGTGCTAGTACCCTGTCCCCCGCACTGGATTTCACCACTGTGGAAACAAGAATACCAGTCCAAAGTTGAGCAGATGCCCTACCTCAAACACGAGGCCAAAACTAGACAATCATTAGCCTATCCCTATCACAAAGCCAAATCTGTCCCTGCCCAATGGCCCAAACAGTCAGGCATAGCTGCACAGATGCTCTACATGGATCACAGGGCTGTGCCCTTACCTTTTCTTAATCACCAGGGTGTGACTAAAGCTTCTCTACTCTATAAACACCATACAGCCAACTCAATTTTAACTACACCTAAGCCTGACCTCAGATCCAAGGCAGCTGCTGTACCTCTGACATCTGCCAAACAACATCTCATACCTTCTCTGCTTGACTCCAAACGCCAACATGAGGCTCCACTGGACTCCAACCATAGGATGGAGGCTGCTTCAGGTCCTAAACACCTTCCCAAGATTTCTGCTGACTGTGACCATCTATCTGAGGATCTAACTCATGTCAACCAATATGCCTCGTCTTCAAAATTCCTTCATTACCAGTTTCCATTCATGGGCAACAGGACCATGACAGGAACTGGAACCAAAGCATTTCCTAAGTACCAAGCCAGGGCGGCCACACACAAACCAGTGAAATCCGTTCACTCATTTGAAGCTTTGCCAAAGGCCAGACTCCAAGACAGATTTCTAACCACTAAGCACCATCCCATAGGTGTGCCCTCATCATCTTGTCCTGACCATTGGTCCAAGCCCATATCATTTAAGGCATCTGATTTGGACTACTGGGTCCAGGCCAAAACTTGCAAGGTTTTACCACCTGAGCATGGTCCAAGGGAgacattatcattattaagatGCATTGACAACCATTCCAAAGATGGGAAAACCAGGGCCATGACTGCATGTCCAGCCTGTCCACAGCACTGGACTATAGCCACAGCTTTGCCATCACCAGGTCCAAGTCATCAGACCAGTACAACACTTACACCATCACAAGACTTCCAGCCATTAGAAACTCCTTCAACATGCCTGGAAGACCCCTGTGCTAAAAccacctctcttcctttcatTGAGGCTCCATTGGGTCCTGATTATAAGGCTAAGGACACATCTGGGCTATCCCGACTCTCTAAATGCCAAGTTGCACCAGTCATAATTCCAGTCTGTTTAGACCACTGTAGCAACGCAGCACAAGACTCTCAACTTGAGGCCACAACTCTGCTCTTCCTGAGCACCAACTCAGGGTCTGACGTACAAGTCACACACTCACAACATGCCCCAGACCTGGATATCCAGACAGCACTATCCTTAGTATGTCACCAGGACACAGAAGTGATAGGAAGTCAGGATCATCAGGTTGAGGTTCTACCAGACAAGAACCCAGAGGCACCAACTTCTAAGGGTCTGGACCATCTGGCCATAAATCCAGTTGACCCGGACCCTTCAACAATGTCACTACCAAAGCCAGACTACAGGGCCACATTACCACCCAGCTATGAACTCAAGGCTATAGCTCTACCTAGAAATGAATACACAACTGAACCTGCTGCATCAGATCCAAATAACCCACAGACCACACCACCAACAGATCATAACAACCAAGAACTATCTCAACAAGACACAGACTCACTCCAGATTTTAACTCAACTGAACTGTGACTGTAGAGTCACATATTCACCTAGTCCTGATTATTGCCAGACTGAAAATGTACAAAACTGTCATAAACAGTTCACATCTCAAGATAAACTAGACCAGAGGGAAACAGAACCACCACCACCAGGTCACCAGGTTATAACTCTCACAGACCAGGATTATGAATATAAACCTTTAATAGATATGAAACACCAAGACAAAACAGACCAGGTTCATTGGGGAACACCCCCATTGGACATAGAACAAAAGGATACAAATCCCCCTGGTCCTTACTCCCAGATTACACCTCCACCCAGTCATGACTACAAAAACACATCTGTACCAGGTCCAGATGCCCTGGTCCATGAAGAACAAGAATGGCAGGTAATAATGCCAccagaaataggaaataataccCACCAGGGGCCAGCTTCCACAGGCCAGGCAGAGTGGAAAATATCTCCACTGAGCATAATAGATCCCAACAACCTGATTTTCCCTAGTCCTGAACACCAGACAACACCTCCAGCCAGTCCTAAGCCAAGGATCATAGTGGCACACAGCCTTGACCACCAAGTTGAAGATACCCTGGATGCCAATGCCCAGTCCATACTTCAACCCGAACAAGATGTGTTCATATTTCAAAGTGAACAAGAGTGTGAACTATTGCCCCCAGGAATAAGCCACCAGGTCATGACTATTGAAGACTTATCACACAAAACAGTAACTCTTCCAGGCATAGATTTCCAGAACACAGCTCTACCTGAGCCAGAAAAGCAAACCCCAGTGCCACTACATGCTGACCAACAGACTGAGGATGCACTGGACAGCAATAGTCGGGTCTCACTTCAGACAGAACAGCATCATTGGCAAGCAGTTCCACTTGAAACAGATAATAGGGTCAGAACTATAGAAGTCTGGGATCACAAAACAACACCCACCTTGGACCTAGACCTAATGGACACAGCTCTACTTAACCCTGACCATAGGGCCACACATCCACTCAGTCCAGACTTCCAGGTCACTCCTCTACTGACAGCTGAGCaccaggaagacttggtttcagATGCCAATAATGAGGTCTCAAAGGTTCAACTGGAACAAGGTTCACAGGGAGCAATACTATTAGAAAAAGGCCACCAGGATGCAGCTCTTCCAGGCCAGGATCAGGGGGCAATACCTGCACTAAGCATAGAACTCCATGAAGTAACTCTATCTGGTCTCAGTTCTCAGAATGAACTGCAACCTATCTCTGACCATCAATCAGAGGCTGTCCTAGACCCCAGTACCCAGGTCATACCTCCATCAGATCTGCGCCACTCAGCAAAAATGTTAGTGGATCCAGGGCAGGTCATACCTTTATCTAGTCCCAAGCCCCTCTCTGTTCTTCTCTCCAGTCTTAAAAACCAAACTGAGGCTAAATCAGAGGTCACTAAACCCAAGGGCACAAATCCATGTCTAGATGAGGAGGAAATAGCACTATCGAGCCTTATATATAGGGCCAAAACCCCATCAGGTTCTAAACAGAGGACTGAGGGTACAATAACATGTGACCACCACCCTGAGGCTGAACTAACCTTGGAGCATGCAGATGAGGTTCAGCCTGGGCTTCGACGCCAGactttttcaaggaaaaaaagacaaactttGCAGCGTTTAAATTACATCAAGCCATACACCACTGAGGGAGGTGATGTTCCTGAAAAAACTATTGATGACATCATTCGTTCCATCCCTcaggatgaaataaaaaatgatatcTGTAGACAGACTATCTTGCAGAAGATGAAGAGAGTGTCCACCCCTCATTGTGGTGATCAACAAAACATCCCACTGGATTATCCAGTGTGCCTAATTTGTGTCTCCTGGATCCCAAATGGCTGTCCCCATGTTTGGGGGATGAAATATCCTTGTGAATCACAGCTGTTGGCCATACCAGTGCCTCTGTCCAATTCAGAGGAGGAGATAAATGTCAAATTCATCCTCCAAGTACACCGTACAACCacatgttccattttttccctcccacACCCCTATTACAATTTGCAGGGATCCTTAGCTCGTCCATTGAATTCTCCAGCATCTTCCCATTCGGACCTGGGGCTCCCTGTGTCTGCCAGGGGAAAATGGCTTGGCTTTATACTTGGCAAGGACTCCCAGGCAAGAGGAAGGACCCTACCTACAAGCCAATGGCCTCACAAGGGGAAAATAGACATTAAAAAGGACAGTGGCAAAGAGGAAGCAACATCAAAGGAACACAGGACATTTCTCAGATCCATATTAGACATGTTTCaaaaaaaacagaggaagaattAA